The proteins below are encoded in one region of Molothrus ater isolate BHLD 08-10-18 breed brown headed cowbird chromosome Z unlocalized genomic scaffold, BPBGC_Mater_1.1 matZ_random_MA35, whole genome shotgun sequence:
- the LOC118699682 gene encoding endogenous retrovirus group K member 5 Gag polyprotein-like gives MGHNLTKEEENVLATWKVLLRNKGINTSDYALRNILLWAKSQNFGTDPHTAFSVKAWKKVGDRLWEVIRKGDKMVVDLAVTWESLFEALKEWKTEREQAERDVDEELGLITEPDGGDEAEGASDGELEESPGAMQVTWQAAKASGKAAKASGKGARASGKAAKASGKAAKTSGQPAVASSYHTPKPLYLTPAQQLAMVPVYTTPLRQLAEISLAERQTQPSAPPLPSALVQPSAPPLLSEQFEQPARPYPPLPDSDSSSEASDESPAVTSELGQGALVSLPPKSSSLAAPWTLPPCQVTALPRHPQEFWEFVRRKAVEEKNWDTIERLGAPRVPQENSANANGACDNPIAFPVFKAAPGAGQDDSHHVFAWRVVQDLQSKVAQYGINSSEVMQLIRVINADLLSPYDIAHLATILFQPVQYSVFQETWRRAAERTALTNMQLPQHDPRHAVGVDALLGTGPFANPDLQARWDPSILAQAQQIGMSALTKTMEMAAPKQKYVTIQQGTREPFLQFAEKLAAAIEKQVEDETLRDKLCIQLAKENANPDCRKIIDTLPGEPTLSEMVTACSKVGSVEHKMVALAAVLRPSAKCYNCGQQGHVRSQCTTVSNVVRKTTFKPSASSDVVCNRCAKLGHYAKQCRSKYHANGQLLPGNPKRSAKGRVGKQIPQQQQLPQQQMRAFPALQSYPFASNTQGQQVGPQGLIYPPLTQ, from the coding sequence ATGGGACATAATTTAactaaagaggaagaaaatgttctggCTACATGGAAAGTTTTGTTAAGAAATAAGGGAATTAATACGTCAGACTATGCCCTTCGAAATATACTGCTGTGGGCTAAATCTCAGAATTTTGGCACTGATCCCCACACAGCTTTTAGTGTTAAGGCATGGAAAAAAGTCGGGGACAGACTGTGGGAAGTCATCCGAAAGGGAGATAAAATGGTTGTCGATCTAGCAGTTACTTGGGAATCGCTCTTTGAGGCAttaaaggaatggaaaacagagCGAGAACAAGCAGAGCGGGATGTGGACGAAGAGTTGGGGCTGATAACAGAACCTGATGGGGGGGATGAGGCAGAGGGGGCCTCTGATGGGGAACTTGAAGAAAGTCCGGGTGCCATGCAAGTTACCTGGCAAGCTGCCAAAGCTTCCGGGAAGGCTGCCAAAGCTTCCGGGAAAGGTGCCAGAgcttctgggaaagctgccaaggcttctgggaaagctgccaaaACTTCTGGGCAACCTGCAGTAGCATCCTCTTATCATACCCCTAAACCTCTCTATctcacacctgcacagcagctcgCAATGGTGCCTGTATATACTACACCGCTACGCCAGTTAGCTGAAATATCTTTAGCAGAGAGACAAACCCAGCCATCTGCCCCCCCGCTTCCCTCCGCTCTAGTCCAGCCGTCCGCCCCCCCGCTCCTGTCTGAGCAGTTTGAACAACCTGCAAGGCCGTATCCTCCGTTacctgacagtgacagcagcagcgaAGCAAGTGATGAGTCGCCTGCAGTAACATCTGAGTTGGGGCAAGGAGCTCTGGTCTCTTTACCTCCAAAGAGCTCTAGCCTTGCTGCCCCATGGACTTTGCCTCCATGTCAAGTAACTGCGCTTCCTCGACACCCTCAGGAGTTTTGGGAATTTGTTAGGAGGAAAGCAGTTGAAGAAAAGAATTGGGACACCATAGAAAGGTTAGGTGCTCCAAGAGTACCTCAGGAGAACAGTGCCAATGCAAATGGTGCTTGTGATAACCCTATAGCTTTTCCAGTctttaaagcagctcctggagcagggcaggatgacAGTCATCATGTCTTTGCCTGGAGGGTTGTGCAAGACCTCCAATCGAAAGTGGCTCAGTACGGTATTAATTCCTCAGAGGTAATGCAATTAATACGTGTGATTAATGCAGATTTGCTTTCACCTTACGACATTGCGCATCTTGCTACAATTCTATTCCAGCCAGTACAATACAGTGTATTTCAAGAAACTTGGAGGCGCGCAGCTGAACGCACCGCTTTAACAAATATGCAGTTGCCTCAACACGATCCTCGTCATGCTGTGGGTGTTGATGCCCTACTGGGCACTGGGCCTTTTGCCAATCCAGATTTACAGGCAAGGTGGGACCCTTCGATTTTGGCACAAGCTCAACAAATTGGCATGAGTGCCTTAActaaaacaatggaaatggcagctccaaaacagaaatatgtcaCTATACAGCAAGGGACGAGAGAACCATTTTTGCAATTTGCAGAAAAACTTGCTGCAGCTATTGAGAAACAGGTAGAAGATGAAACTTTGCGAGACAAATTGTGCATACAATTggctaaagaaaatgcaaacccagATTGCAGAAAGATTATTGATACTTTACCTGGGGAACCCACCTTGTCTGAAATGGTTACTGCTTGCTCAAAAGTTGGTTCAGTCGAGCATAAAATGGTAGCTCTTGCTGCAGTGCTAAGACCTTCAGCAAAATGTTATAATTGTGGACAACAAGGGCATGTAAGATCACAGTGTACCACAGTGTCAAATGTTGTCCGGAAAACAACATTTAAGCCAAGTGCAAGCAGCGATGTTGTGTGCAATCGCTGTGCTAAACTTGGGCACTATGCTAAACAGTGCAGGAGTAAATATCACGCAAATGGTCAGCTATTGCCGGGAAACCCAAAGAGGAGCGCAAAGGGGCGCGTGGGGAAACAAAtaccccaacaacaacaactacCACAACAGCAAATGCGggccttcccagcactgcaaagctaCCCATTTGCGAGCAATACTCAGGGGCAACAAGTGGGTCCGCAGGGATTGATATACCCACCGCTGACACAGTAA